One segment of Rhinatrema bivittatum chromosome 14, aRhiBiv1.1, whole genome shotgun sequence DNA contains the following:
- the LOC115076089 gene encoding melanin-concentrating hormone receptor 1-like translates to MAVKRECEEVGVERESIGLADVHERKESSSIVLPVVFGIICLVGTIGNCIVIYTINKKPKGNHNIADIFIVSLSVTDLLFLLGMPFLIHQLLGNGIWQFGATMCTLITALDANSQFASTYILTAMSVDRYLATVHPIRSSYVRTPCAAAVVIMVLCLLSLVTIIPVFMYTQLIELADGNAGCGIILPNLSIDIYWYTLYQFFLAFVIPFLIICIVYIKIQKHISCVVVPLPQRNFRARTKKITRTSVTICLAFFFCWAPYYFLQLLHLKVAQPTVMFLYAYNVAISLGYANSCINPFIYIILSDTFKRHLVKAVCPGQQVRRSERHVTSEVSPSVRICSGPTQETSFSIMYSHNIDNYISLSVSVP, encoded by the exons ATGGCGGTAAAGAGAGAGTGTGAGGAGGTGGGAGTGGAGAGAGAGTCTATAGGCTTAGcag ATGTGCATGAGAGGAAAGAGAGCAGCAGCATTGTGCTCCCTGTCGTCTTTGGTATTATTTGCTTGGTGGGCACCATTGGGAACTGCATTGTGATCTACACCATTAATAAGAAGCCCAAGGGGAATCATAACATAGCGGACATTTTCATAGTGAGCCTCTCCGTCACAGATCTCCTTTTTcttcttggaatgcccttccttaTTCACCAGCTCTTAGGTAATGGGATTTGGCAGTTTGGGGCCACCATGTGCACCCTCATCACAGCACTGGATGCCAACAGCCAATTTGCCAGCACGTATATCCTCACAGCAATGTCCGTTGACCGCTACTTGGCGACGGTCCACCCCATTCGATCTTCATATGTGAGGACGCCGTGTGCTGCAGCTGTGGTGATTATGGTCTTGTGCCTTTTGTCTCTGGTCACCATCATCCCAGTGTTCATGTACACCCAGCTGATTGAGCTGGCTGACGGCAACGCCGGCTGCGGCATCATCTTACCCAACCTTTCCATTGACATCTACTGGTACACACTCTACCAGTTTTTTCTTGCCTTTGTTATTCCTTTTCTTATAATCTGCATCGTTTACATTAAGATCCAAAAGCACATTTCCTGTGTGGTGGTACCGCTACCTCAACGAAACTTCAGGGCTAGAACAAAGAAGATTACCAGAACATCTGTGACCATCTGTTTGGCATTTTTCTTTTGCTGGGCACCTTATTATTTCTTACAGTTGCTTCATCTTAAAGTGGCTCAACCTACAGTCATGTTCCTCTATGCCTACAATGTAGCAATCAGCCTGGGCTATGCAAATAGCTGCATCAACCCTTTTATCTATATCATCTTAAGCGACACCTTCAAAAGGCATTTGGTAAAGGCCGTTTGCCCAGGGCAGCAGGTCAGAAGAAGTGAGAGACATGTCACGAGTGAAGTCAGTCCATCTGTGAGAATCTGCTCTGGACCAACTCAAGAAACATCCTTTAGTATAATGTATTCTCATAACATAGACAATTATATCTCATTGTCTGTCTCAGTTCCTTGA